The DNA region CGTATTGGGGCAAAATGAATGATAAAGCTAAATATATTCACTCGTTAGTTATCGATGAAAAATTTTCTGGAAATCAGCTAGGAACTGAAGTGGTTATAAAGATAGAAAGAGGTGCTAAAAAAAATGACTTCGATTATTTAAGATTGGATTGTGATTCCACAAATCTAAAACTTTGTGCTTATTATGAAAACCAAGGTTTTGTAAACGTGGGGCAAAAGCAATTGCCACTTGGAATTTATAATTTGTACGAGAAGGAGTTGAAATAAGATATTTTTACCTTTTAAAACAAGAAATATCTTTTTGCGTCTGTTCGAGTGATTTTTTGAAAAAAAATTGTATCGAGAACCCTTGTTGAATTAAAATTTGATTCTCGATACAAATTTTACACAAGAAAAATGTGCAAATCACTCGAATTGACAAATTTTTACATGCAAATACTCCTAATTGCGATAGCTACTGGGACTCAAGAGGACAATACCCATGCTCCAACTTTTTCCTCGTACTTCTAACCTTGTACCTCTCTCGTACCTTTTTTACATAGCAAACCCTAACACCAAATACAGAATAACCGTAATTATCCCACCAATTAAAGCATAAGGTAATTGTGTCCGCACATGGTCAATATGATCACTTGCGGAAGCCATCGAAGATATTATTGAGGTGTCAGAAATAGGGGAGCAGTGATCTCCAAAAATACCACCTCCTAACGTAGCTGCCACCACTAAAGTAATATCAGAGCCATGCAAATTTGCCATTGGGATAGAAATTGCCAACATAATGGCAAAAGTACCCCAAGAAGTCCCTGTGGAAAAAGCAATAAAAGAGCTGATTATAAATACTATGGCCGGTAAAAACTCTGGTGATAGCCAATCTTTAGACCAATTGGCAACAAATTGACCCGTACCTAACGCTTTACAGGCATCACCAATAGCAAATGCCAATAACATTAACAAGGCCAAAGGCATCAACTCACTAATACCTTTTAAGATGAGATCTACCATTTCCTTACTTCGCATCAATCCTTGCGAGCGGTATAAAATCATAGCAACAATTATTGATGTGGTTACGGCATAAAGCACTGAAGAAGAACCTGACCCTTCACCTAAAGCAGTAACAAAATGATTCCACCAAGAGGTAGCATCGGTAACGTTATTCCAGCCAGTGTATGCCAGCCAAACTGGCATCATAATAACCATAGTGACTAACGGAGCAATCATGTTATAGGCTCTTGCAGGGATTCCTTCTTTTGGTTCGTAAGAAGTTACCGCTTCCGAAATCATGGGTTTAGAACCGTCATTTAATAATTTTCCTGTCTCTCGAGTACGTTTTTCTGCCTTGGCCATAGGGCCAAAATCTTTTTTAAATAAGATGATAACAAGCACCAAAAGCAATGCTAAAATTGGATAAAAATTATACTTTATGGAAGACATCAATACACCAAACGGATTCTCAATATCTAAGGTCAATAGTAAACCCATAATAAAAGCACCCCAAGCGTTAAAAGGAATAAGGATAGAAGATGGAGCCGAACTAGAATCAGCTATGTAGGCTAATTTTTCACGCGGAATCTTCAATTTGTCAAAAACAGGACGATAAATAGTACCTACTGTTAACGAACTGATACTGGTTTCTACAAACAATGCCATTCCTGTAAAAAATGCTAATAATTGCACTACAACTCGACTGTAACCCGTCTGTTTTTTTTCAAAATGAGCGATGAGTTTGTTTAGTTTATTTACAAAACCCTCAACACCACGAGAGTATTGTATAAAAAGTAATAAAGCACCCACCAAGGCACTAAACATTATGGTTCTCGTATTTCCTTCAGATTTAAAAACGTTTACAAAAGCCTCTAAAGTTGCTAATGTGCCTTCTAAAAAATTCCAATCGCTCATGATTAGCCATGACAACCAAATTCCCAACACCAACGAAACGTAAACTTGTTTAGTTCTTAATGCTAAAATAATGGCTAATACTGGAGGTAAAATAGATAGGAAACCGTAATCTGTCATTTTTATAGTCTGTAGAGGTTAGTCTTTAGTCCTCCTTCGCAGCAGCTTCGGCGGATAAATCTTTGGGTTAAATATATAAAAAGTATGTGACTTGATGTTGATAGAAGAAACAATTTAGAACCATCACTTTGTGTTCTTTGTATTTTTTCTTTGCGTTCTTTGCGTGAAACTCAAGGTGCTTTTGTATTATTGTTTACTATTTAGCATAAGAAGTATGGAAACATTAAAAATAAAATGGGGTATTGTAGGTTGTGGAAACATAGCTAATAAATTTGTAAGCGATTTGGCTTTGGTTGAAGATGCTGAGTTACAAGCGGTGGCATCTAGAAATCTAGAAAAAGCTGATGCGTTCGGACAAAAGCACAATTCAAAGAAATGTTATGGAAGTTATGATGAATTATTTCTTGATTCGGATGTTGATATTGTTTATATAGCCACGCCACATAATTCACATTGCGAATTCAGTTTAAAAGCACTAGAATATGGTAAACACGTTTTATGCGAAAAACCTTTGAGCATCAACCGAAAAGAAGCCGAAAAAATGATTGCTTTATCGAAGTCTAGAAACCTGTTCTTTATGGAAGGGTTGTGGACACGTTTTAACCCAACTTTTGTAGCGGTAAAAGAACGAATTGATAATGGCGAAATTGGTAAAGTAAAATATATAAAAGCTGACTTTTCTTTTAAATCGGAACACGCATTAGATAGCCGAGTTTTTAATTTAGATTTAGCTGGTGGAGCATTATTGGATATTGGTATCTATCCCATATTTTTAGCATATAGTTTGTTAGGTAAGCCGGAAGATATTTTGGCAAAATCAATTTTTCATACTAAAACAGGTGCCGATGTGCAAACATCAATGTTGTTTCATTATAAGAATGCACAAGCCATTTTATATAGTGGTTTTATGTCAAAATCTAAAATGACAGCTTGTATTAGTGGTACGGAAGGCGAAATTTATATTCATGACCAATGGCATGTTGCACAAGGTTATGCGTTGGTAAAAAATGAAGAAGAAGAAGTTTTTGAATTGCCTACGAAGGGAATCGGGTTTACCCATGAAATTGAAGAATGCCATAAATGTATTAGAAATAATCAAATTGAAAGTAACTTGTGGTCGCATCAACATAGTTTGGATTTGATTTCCATTTTAGATGATGTTCGAGATCAAGTTGGATTAAAATACCCGCAAGAATAGCGGCTATATATAATCATCAACGCGGTAATTTTCGTTTTCTCCTTTCAGTAATTGTAAATAACTAACATATCTAGATTGTGCTATTTCACCAGTTTCCAAGGCTTTTTTTACGGCACAATCTGGCTCGTTAACGTGTAGGCAGTTGTTAAACTTACAATGTGCTTTTAAAGCGAAAAATTCGGGAAAATAATCGCCAATTTCATTCTCATCAAAATCAACTACACCAAAACCTTTTATGCCTGGGGTATCAATAATATGCCCACCGAAAGGTAGCACAAACATTTCAGCAAAAGTTGTAGTGTGTTGTCCTTGTTTGTGCTGTTCTGATATTTCTGCGGTTTTCAAGTCCAATTCGGGATAAACGGCGTTAATCAAGGTTGATTTTCCAACACCGGAATGTCCAGAGAACATGCTTGTTTTATCCTTCATAAATATTTTTAACTTATCGATATTGATATGTTCCGTAGCCGAAACATCCAAACATTCATAGCCAATTTTCCTATAAACCTGTTCGAGTTTCTGCTTTTTTTCCAACAGTTCCTTACTGTACAAATCTATTTTGTTGAATAGGAGTATGGCTGGGATTGAATAGGCTTCGGCTGTAGCTAAAAACCGATCGATAAAAACAGGAAAAGTAACAGGATTTTCTAGCGTAACCATTAAAAAGACCTGATCAATATTAGCGGCAATAATATGTGTTTGTTTAGAAAGGTTGACCGATTTTCTAATAATGTAATTTTTACGGTCATGAATTTTTGTAATGATGCCATTTTCATTGTCATCCTCCATGAGAAAATCAACAATATCTCCTACAGTAACAGGATTGGTACTTTTAATACCACTTAAACGGAATTTTCCTTTAATTCTACAATCAATAACAGTTTTATCATCAACCCTTACCGTGTACCAACTCCCTGTCGATTTTGTTACAACACCAGTCATTCGTTAAATTTTAACAATGATAAGAAAACTCTTTTAGTATTTCTATAAAAATTTCTCAAAACAATACTTAAATTAAATATATAGTGCAGATATCTAATATTCTTTATATTTGTAATAACTCTAAACTAACTAATTATGAAAGCATTAAAATATATTTTGCTATTGCTACTTCTTATTATTGTAGCAGGTTCTATTTATGTTGCCACCTTAGAAAACACATATAATGTCCAACGCACAAAAGTTATTCATGCACCTGAAGATGTAGTTTTTAATATGGTAAATGACTACAAGACTTGGCCAAGTTGGTCGCCATGGTTAGGGCAAGACCCAGAAACAAAATTGACTTATGGAGAAAAAGCAAGTGGTGTTGGAGCTTCTTATGCTTGGCAAAGTGAAAATGTCGATGTTGGTGAGGGGAGTATGGAAACACTTTCTACAGAAAAAGACAGTATTAGCCAAAAAATAACGTTTATTAAGCCGTGGGAGTCCACCTCTAATGTGTATTGGAACTTTAAAAAAGTTGATAAAGGCACGGCTGTCACTTGGGGTATGAAAGGTGATTTAGATTTTATGTCTAAGGCATTTATGGCTTTTAATGGTGGTATGGACAAGCAAATTGGACCGGATTATGAACGCGGACTGGAAAAATTAGATAGTGTTGTGCAGTTAGAAATGCAAAAATACAGTGTAACTATAAATGGTATTACCAAACATGGAGGAGGTTATTATTTATATACTACTACTTCATGTAAAATTGAGGAAATGCCAGAAAAAATGGCTGAAATGATGCCCAAAGTGGCAAATTATGCCACAAAAAATAACATTACCATGGC from Aureibaculum sp. 2308TA14-22 includes:
- a CDS encoding GNAT family N-acetyltransferase, translated to MNFKLIQAHPSKIQKAFELLKSASITLEKKGIKQWDYWQNPPIEKINWVKEGFTSKEFYFIENDAHEVMGMVRIMEEDLTYWGKMNDKAKYIHSLVIDEKFSGNQLGTEVVIKIERGAKKNDFDYLRLDCDSTNLKLCAYYENQGFVNVGQKQLPLGIYNLYEKELK
- a CDS encoding Na+/H+ antiporter NhaC family protein — protein: MTDYGFLSILPPVLAIILALRTKQVYVSLVLGIWLSWLIMSDWNFLEGTLATLEAFVNVFKSEGNTRTIMFSALVGALLLFIQYSRGVEGFVNKLNKLIAHFEKKQTGYSRVVVQLLAFFTGMALFVETSISSLTVGTIYRPVFDKLKIPREKLAYIADSSSAPSSILIPFNAWGAFIMGLLLTLDIENPFGVLMSSIKYNFYPILALLLVLVIILFKKDFGPMAKAEKRTRETGKLLNDGSKPMISEAVTSYEPKEGIPARAYNMIAPLVTMVIMMPVWLAYTGWNNVTDATSWWNHFVTALGEGSGSSSVLYAVTTSIIVAMILYRSQGLMRSKEMVDLILKGISELMPLALLMLLAFAIGDACKALGTGQFVANWSKDWLSPEFLPAIVFIISSFIAFSTGTSWGTFAIMLAISIPMANLHGSDITLVVAATLGGGIFGDHCSPISDTSIISSMASASDHIDHVRTQLPYALIGGIITVILYLVLGFAM
- a CDS encoding Gfo/Idh/MocA family protein; its protein translation is METLKIKWGIVGCGNIANKFVSDLALVEDAELQAVASRNLEKADAFGQKHNSKKCYGSYDELFLDSDVDIVYIATPHNSHCEFSLKALEYGKHVLCEKPLSINRKEAEKMIALSKSRNLFFMEGLWTRFNPTFVAVKERIDNGEIGKVKYIKADFSFKSEHALDSRVFNLDLAGGALLDIGIYPIFLAYSLLGKPEDILAKSIFHTKTGADVQTSMLFHYKNAQAILYSGFMSKSKMTACISGTEGEIYIHDQWHVAQGYALVKNEEEEVFELPTKGIGFTHEIEECHKCIRNNQIESNLWSHQHSLDLISILDDVRDQVGLKYPQE
- the rsgA gene encoding ribosome small subunit-dependent GTPase A: MTGVVTKSTGSWYTVRVDDKTVIDCRIKGKFRLSGIKSTNPVTVGDIVDFLMEDDNENGIITKIHDRKNYIIRKSVNLSKQTHIIAANIDQVFLMVTLENPVTFPVFIDRFLATAEAYSIPAILLFNKIDLYSKELLEKKQKLEQVYRKIGYECLDVSATEHINIDKLKIFMKDKTSMFSGHSGVGKSTLINAVYPELDLKTAEISEQHKQGQHTTTFAEMFVLPFGGHIIDTPGIKGFGVVDFDENEIGDYFPEFFALKAHCKFNNCLHVNEPDCAVKKALETGEIAQSRYVSYLQLLKGENENYRVDDYI
- a CDS encoding SRPBCC family protein, producing MKALKYILLLLLLIIVAGSIYVATLENTYNVQRTKVIHAPEDVVFNMVNDYKTWPSWSPWLGQDPETKLTYGEKASGVGASYAWQSENVDVGEGSMETLSTEKDSISQKITFIKPWESTSNVYWNFKKVDKGTAVTWGMKGDLDFMSKAFMAFNGGMDKQIGPDYERGLEKLDSVVQLEMQKYSVTINGITKHGGGYYLYTTTSCKIEEMPEKMAEMMPKVANYATKNNITMAGPPFNLYHKYDAENNAVIVSAAIPVTERVITDNDSGVLTGMLQPFTAVKTTLMGDYKNLKEAWETTEKYISDNAVEAMEGVPALEVYHNDPINTPNPAKLKTEIFVPVKEVQEAN